One Lycium barbarum isolate Lr01 chromosome 5, ASM1917538v2, whole genome shotgun sequence genomic window carries:
- the LOC132641168 gene encoding uncharacterized protein LOC132641168, whose amino-acid sequence MMKSVVKHVSTIFNRPLNPVLQQWRGIRVKVRNNNLDQALFLMQRKMQSSGMERLIKREQLHHIKNSEKRVLARKILERKIRSQELARKLKSILIKKVRGL is encoded by the exons ATGATGAAGTCAGTggtgaagcatgtatcaaccatcTTCAATCGACCCTTAAATCCAGTGCTACAACAATGGCGAGGAATAAGAGTGAAGGTGAGGAACAATAACTTAGACCAAGCTTTGTTTTTGATGCAGAGGAAAATGCAGTCTAGTGGAATGGAAAGGCTTATAAAGCGTGAACAGTTACATCATATCAAGAACTCGGAGAAGCGGGTGTTGGCTCGTAAGATTCTTGAACGTAAAATCCGTTCTCAAGAACTTGCTCGTAAGCTCAAATCCATCCTCATCAAGAAAGTCAG GGGCCTATGA